The following is a genomic window from Sceloporus undulatus isolate JIND9_A2432 ecotype Alabama unplaced genomic scaffold, SceUnd_v1.1 scaffold_4757, whole genome shotgun sequence.
tcatttacctTTATTATTGTTTGTCTTTAATCCACTTCCCATACTCTGAAATGCTTTTTCACATAATTATTATTGtctgcttttcttcttcacaaCAGAACACTGGAGGAAAACATATGTATGTGCTAAGTATGGAAATTGTTCTAGGCAAAAACTGGAACTTACTAAGCAAGCTCAACATTCAGAAGAGGAAGGTTATACCAGAGAGAAGCTCCACAAACAGAATGTATCTGCGATATGTGTTCCTCAAAATATGGCACTTGTGTCTTGGAAGAGGCCCCACGGTGTAAAGAAACACTTTAGGTATGACATTTCTGTGAAAGGTTTTGGTTCTAAATTGTACCATGTGAACCACCAAGAAGCACACACAGTaaagaaaccacacaaatgctggaagtgtgggaaatgctttgcatACAATTCAATACTTTTGGCACATTTGAAAGTACACAGAGACTTTGTGAGCCACTGGATaaaccacacaggagagaaaccgtacaaatgccatcagtgtgggaaatgttttgtttacAGGTCAGCCCTTGTGtcccatcagagagtccacacaggagagaaaccatatacatgccagcagtgtgggaatggTTTTGGTCACAAGTCATCTCTTGTAAGACACCAGGTAGTCCACACAGGAGataaaccatacacatgccagcagtgtgggaataGTTTTGGTCACAAGTCATATCTTGTGAAGCATCAGAgagtgcacacaggagagaaaccatacatgtgccagcagtgtgggaatagattttcttggcaatcagCCCTTGTTTCCCATCAGAGactgcacacaggagagaaaccatacacatgccagcagtgtgggaaaggttttgctcagAAGCCAAACCTGGTTTACCATCAGCAaatgcacacaggagagaaactattcacatgccagcagtgtgggaaatgctttcctCACAAGTCAGCTCTTGTGAGACACCAGGTagtccacacagaagagaaaccatacacatgccagcagtgtgggaaaggttttggtCACAAATCATATCTTGTGAAGCATCAGAgagtgcacacaggagagaaaccatacacatgccagcagtgcgGGAATAGATTTTCTTGGCCATCAGCCCTTGTGTCCCATCAAAgagtgcacacaggagagaaaccatatgcatgccagcagtgtgggaaaggttttgcttacAGGTCAGATCTTGTGAAGCATCAGAgagtgcacacaggagagaaaccatacatatgccaggagtgtggcaaagattttgcttacaagtcagcaCTTGGGAAGCATCAGAGaatgcacacaggagagaaaccataaaAATGCCACCAATGAGAGAGATGCTTTATTCAAACTTTGCATCTTTTGAAGCATCAGAGAATCTACAGAGGAGAGAAATAATTCACTTGTTGTATCTGACATATTTTTCTCATAAGTCACACCATTTGAGTATGAGGGAATGCATACAGGTGATAAACTATACAG
Proteins encoded in this region:
- the LOC121918123 gene encoding zinc finger protein 665-like codes for the protein MALVSWKRPHGVKKHFRYDISVKGFGSKLYHVNHQEAHTVKKPHKCWKCGKCFAYNSILLAHLKVHRDFVSHWINHTGEKPYKCHQCGKCFVYRSALVSHQRVHTGEKPYTCQQCGNGFGHKSSLVRHQVVHTGDKPYTCQQCGNSFGHKSYLVKHQRVHTGEKPYMCQQCGNRFSWQSALVSHQRLHTGEKPYTCQQCGKGFAQKPNLVYHQQMHTGEKLFTCQQCGKCFPHKSALVRHQVVHTEEKPYTCQQCGKGFGHKSYLVKHQRVHTGEKPYTCQQCGNRFSWPSALVSHQRVHTGEKPYACQQCGKGFAYRSDLVKHQRVHTGEKPYICQECGKDFAYKSALGKHQRMHTGEKP